The genomic segment cAAGGCACTCGAGTATTATAACACTACATATGTTGCTCCGACCTACTACACAGGAGCACCGTAGTGTTTAGCCTACCCtaaattttcaacttgaaattgcattttttcgttaatggaattctttttcagagggaaaaatttcaaagttgtGAATGTTGATATCAAGTCTTATAAGTAATAGGCAAGTGACTGATAATTTAACTTCTAAGTAGCAGTGTTAGGAACGTCACCaattgacttaagtcaaattttgacttaagtcatgacttaagtcaaattttgacgTATACGTCGACTGcgactgaaataaaatttatgcgTGACTTTTACGATGACGTTtgacgtgaaaaaaatttgtaatcttaaaaaaagtcaaaataaaaacgtcatCTGGCAATGTTGACGAACAATGCCGAGGATCGGAAGATTTTTTCGTCTGTAATTTTCGTAAAACATATCAGTTGTCATCAAAAGTCATGACAATGGCGTCTACTACTATAGAGAAAGATTCGTGGACTGAATCTGGtgtctttagtttttttaatttcactcAAGCCGTTATTAAGTGTTTTACTATTGACACATCTCTTACTCGTCTtgaacaaaaggagaagaaagctTTATTGGGAACTGAATTCGTAGCCGGCAAGTGCAAAACGTGTGGCTGGGAGTCAAAGGTGCATTTTGGAAATCCCTCTAATTGGGTTCGCCATCTTAAGGTTActctttattcaatttatcTTTCTATTCAATAAGTTAACGccataattttcttatttcggtATAGCTTCAACATGGTGTAGCTTTCGATGCTTATAAAGAGGCtatggcaaacaaaaaaaaagacagaaagaGACGTCGGTCAGCTGATTCCTCTTACTTGCCGACTAATAAAAAGGCCAGACAGCCACAAGAAACAATTGATGTAGCACTTGATCTAAACACAATCtctaggaaaaaagaaaagatagaaaagGCTAAACATTTAGAACAAGAACATCAACTTCGTGTAGACATGCGTATTTTTCAATATGTTGTTGGTAGTTGTCTACCTTTGAGTACAGTTGAGAACATTCTTTTTCGAAACGTCTGCACTGAAATTAATCCCAAAGTGAATGTGGTGTGTACTAAAACGTTGAAGAAAACTATTTTGCAACAATATTTAAACTATAAAGCTAGTTTGAGGAAGAGGTTCAGCAATGCAGTGGATGTTTGTTTAACGGCTGATGCGTGGGGATCGAAAAGACGAAGTTTCTTGGGCGTAACAGCACATTGGCTTGAAAGTAAAGGAGAAACGGGCGAGATGACAAGGTGTTCTGCTGCTCTTGCTTGTAAAAGATTTCTAGGTAAAAcggaaacattttattttttcttttttttacatcttaACTTTCTTTAATAAAAGGATCGCATACATACGAAAAAATTGCGGCTTTGCTCAACAACATTATGGACGATTTCAGTCTTCATGGGAAGGTTAACTATGTAGTGACCGACAATGGATCCAATTTTGTTAAGGCCTTCACTGAATTTTCCGTAAAACAACTTTTACCTTACATTTTTATTCTAGccgttcaattattttattactaGGTTGAGAATCAATTGACTCATGATGATGTGGATGACGATCCTGAATTTATTGAAGGGTTGGCTGCTTTGGCTGACTTGCATGACGAAGAAGAACTCGAAGAGTTAAGAGAAGCAGCATCTTTTAACACTGAAACTTATCGTATCCTGAAAGATGCTGGTTTTTCTACCATCATTCTTCCAAAACATATAAGgtgaaagattttaaaatctttacGTTTGGTTTCGTTGggtataatattttatttaaacaaaaatgtttaggTGTGCCTCTCATACACTCAACCTCATTGCTACTGTCGATACCGATCTTTCCAAGTTCGACCTCAAATCGTTCCCTAAAAAGAATGCACTTCGACAGGCGCTATCTAAGATTCAGGGACTTTGGAATAAGATTGGACGGTCTGTTTCTGCTTCTGAGGAGGCTTTTGAAGTTTTTGGTAAAGTCATGATTCATTACAATAGAGAATGTTATAtgtaataattatttgtttataggTATTGCTCTTCCAACTCCGTGCCCAACTAGATGGAACAGTCTCTTTGATAGTCTTGTTGCCTTCCTTAAAAACTTCAAAAGTCTGGAGATAGTCAACAAATTGTTCTCCTCTCTGACTCTTCCTTTATTAACCAAAGAAGATATCGAACTATTGACCGAGTATATGGAGGTTATGAAGCCACTCGCAGTGGTTCTCGACATTTTACAAGGGGACAAAGGGGTATTTCTTGGAATCGGTCTTGTTTTGCCTCTTATTACAAGACTGAAGGATCTAATGAATCAACGAGTCTACTTACATCTTGGGCCAATACGTGACCGAGTCTTAGAGAAAGTGGATAAAAGGTACTATAatctcaaatgttttttttattgttattggtATTGTGtgcattctttttttagatttggtAAACTCTTTGAGGATCCTTGGTATTTGATGGCAGCACTTACTCATCCGTGCTTTAAGGCACATTGGATAAAAGACAGAAGGAGccaagaagaagccaaaataaaactcagGCAGCTGATCCAGGACTCTACGTGTTCACCAGTTttggaaaaaagcaaaacatcCTTAGCCGAAGAGTTTTTGCtgtttgatgaaattcaaCCTTCAGGCAGACCGGATGACGAGGTAGaccgatttttaaaagatcgcGACACCTCTATAGGAATGCTTGATAATTATCCACAGATTAAatctttgtttgtaaaatataATACTGTCATTCCAACTAGCGCTCCAGTAGAGCGTCTTTTTAGCTTAGCAgcattaattttaacaataagaagaaataagttgtccgattcaatgttggaaatgttaatatttctaaaaattgctttaaacttgtaaaaaccACCTGTCAAATAGCGTAAAAATACATGACTTATTTtgtgacttaagtcatgacggtgacgtaattttttttggcagttacgttgactttttttttttgacttttgacgttAGGTTTTCAAATGACGTATGACGTGCAAACTTTTTCTAAGTCACTGAAAACTCCGTGACGTTCCGAACACTGCTAAGTAGTAATAGATATTGATACAATTGCTAAACAAAACATTGTTATATTAAGAGacgaacaaaaacattaaaaggaattgctttattgtcccacctccacccacaattccatcACATTATACAATGGCACACAAATTATACATACAcaacttaattattttatacacttaagttaacccgttggctgccacatCATACAACCCGTAAGCTgttctactactctacgcacCAAgtatccatgaccaaggtgggacttgccattgctgacaagtccagactgacacggtgacagtagaagatggaatgcacgcccctagaatccatcaccgcatcgacaaggAAGTCCTTGTGGTGCACTGCCTTGGCGGCGAATattgggctggtgcgactgtccgaccccgcggcatgtaaaccacgagaccgaaaaGCGCGGCCCGTACTAAGAAGCTAACACAGAGGAGAACAAAgacgtggcagccaacgggttaactaacaaaaacattattaaGCCTTTTTTAAGTAATCCAAGATTAGAGCGTTCTATATTCTCTACTCAAGCAGTTTACATAGCATCCACGTATCTCCATCgaaccaaattaaaaaaagaaatgttcttgttttatttaaaagctTCTTGATTGCTGTCACTAACGTGACaaacgaattgaaaaataacaacaaaacaatgacGAAATTCGTCCAATAACGAATCTTTTCTAAGCGAAACGCAATCTGCTTTTCtgcatgaaattttttgtcattatatCTCTGTTTTAACTACCATaactaaaatgaaagaaaaataaataccttCGTTTTATATCTCAACTTCAGTCCTAAAACGCCTTGGTACGTCTACGTTTATCGTGTTTCCTTAAGTGCACTTTCAGCACATAAGAGTCCGGtgttttctaaatatttaagTAATAATTATAATAGTTGTTCTTTGAAATGTTAACTTCATAACTTAATACATAATCGCAAAATGGGCATTGTTTCCATGTTGCAGGGTCAGAGTGCTTTAAGCGATGACGCTTCAGACTATTCTTTGTTGAATACTTCTATCAATCATTAGAATTCCACATTAAAATAGAGTTTTTctcaaatggaaaataacTATTACCTTCAGGCAAACATCACATTCAAAATCATTCTTTGGCAGGGAAACGTATTTCTGCTTTTTGATGTTGTCGGTTGACTGAGAATTTCCGAGTACGTTTGCAGTGACAGTCTCCTTCATTGCCTCTTCGTTATTCTCCTTTCGAAGAAATCcatcatttacattttctacGCCATGCGTGTCCGACGTCTTATTCACAATCGCAGCTATTTCCTAGATGAGCCCgttacaacaaataaaatgcaaGTGTTAAGCAGTTAATAACTTGAAATGCACAATAAAGATATGTATACTTTTACTGGGACAGCAAACAGAATCCCTTCTGGAGGCAATAAACTAGGTCCAGAGATGACTGAAATTTTGTTAGATTCAAGATCGCCATTTTTATCGGATGTTACTACACCTCCAATTATCGGCGCAGTATCCAATGACAGAGGAGTAACCAATTTGTTGCTCTCTCCACTTGCAGAAGTAAAGTAGACATCAATAGTTTTTGTCCTATTTTTACGCTTGGATGATCTTTCATTGTTTTCTTGGTAATTATGAAATTCAACTTCCTCAATGAATATAATATCTGATGATGGCTGTGAAACCACACAACTACTATCATCATCATTAGAAATGTCAATAAGTTCTACTGACTCGTCTGTTGCAGTAGTCATCTCCAATGATTTGAAAACCTGAAAGATAATAATGCAAAATTTGGTAAGACAGTATAccaaaaaaagcatttttaaagttaaacaGATATTGTGTAACATTTCAAGGTCTGATATTCTGCGGTATCTAATAGTGAAAACAGAATCATACTGCTCCCATAGAACCCTTACAGTTAATGGCTTCTCATGTAAAAGCGAAGAACTTGAGATTTGACATCAACCATATGCTTAATCGATTTTAACTCTAGCAAGAAATTGATTAAAACCACTCACCTGCTGGATGGCAAACACCTTTTTGGCAAAATTATATACAGCACACTGCTATATGTATAGCTGACTATGCAGTTTCGGACTTTCAGCAATAGGCCTATATCACTCTCCTTTTAATCAAGTTTTAAGCTCAGTTGATTACTCTCGGTGATTGAGTGTTCTTAAATCATCGCGATTACGCCTACCAGTCGGCATTAATCAGTCTCAACTAACTTTTTCATTTATGATTCCATATAACTCAATGTAGGAACGAGACCAGAACGAAACAAATAGAGACAACAAACATAGAACATCACACACTCATCATAACGCAATAATAACGCATGCTAAAGTAACCCTAGGGCATTGTTTTACTAGGTCGCAACGTTGCCCGATTGATCCATCCCGAATTTGATtactttcaaaaattattatttacagagctgttatttatttcaattatttaattaaattcatgCCTTTCGTCTTTTCgtgaatattattaaaaattttttatgaatATATTTGTTACACACATATTTCACAAACGCTTGTGTGTTTCTGGTCCGCGTTGCttacaattctttttaatcatttttcgtCTTGCGCTCACAGAAAAatgattcgattttttttgtgttatgaCTTTTATAACTAATGTCTAATTTTTCCAAAACGgaatatgaaaaacattatCACTTCTTGGGGTGTGACAATGGGAGTCTTGAACCCACCATTTCTCCATATCATCGTAGATCTTCAGAGCTCTATCGTAATGCAATCGCGAACACAATCCGCACATTGATAACTTCAAATCTTGAATATGATTTCGGACTC from the Daphnia pulex isolate KAP4 chromosome 1, ASM2113471v1 genome contains:
- the LOC124193092 gene encoding uncharacterized protein LOC124193092: MTMASTTIEKDSWTESGVFSFFNFTQAVIKCFTIDTSLTRLEQKEKKALLGTEFVAGKCKTCGWESKVHFGNPSNWVRHLKLQHGVAFDAYKEAMANKKKDRKRRRSADSSYLPTNKKARQPQETIDVALDLNTISRKKEKIEKAKHLEQEHQLRVDMRIFQYVVGSCLPLSTVENILFRNVCTEINPKVNVVCTKTLKKTILQQYLNYKASLRKRFSNAVDVCLTADAWGSKRRSFLGVTAHWLESKGETGEMTRCSAALACKRFLGSHTYEKIAALLNNIMDDFSLHGKVNYVVTDNGSNFVKAFTEFSVENQLTHDDVDDDPEFIEGLAALADLHDEEELEELREAASFNTETYRILKDAGFSTIILPKHIRCASHTLNLIATVDTDLSKFDLKSFPKKNALRQALSKIQGLWNKIGRSVSASEEAFEVFGIALPTPCPTRWNSLFDSLVAFLKNFKSLEIVNKLFSSLTLPLLTKEDIELLTEYMEVMKPLAVVLDILQGDKGVFLGIGLVLPLITRLKDLMNQRVYLHLGPIRDRVLEKVDKRFGKLFEDPWYLMAALTHPCFKAHWIKDRRSQEEAKIKLRQLIQDSTCSPVLEKSKTSLAEEFLLFDEIQPSGRPDDEVDRFLKDRDTSIGMLDNYPQIKSLFVKYNTVIPTSAPVERLFSLAALILTIRRNKLSDSMLEMLIFLKIALNL